The window GTGACAAACCGGAGGAAGGTGGGGATGACGTCAAGTCCTCATGGCCCTTATAGGTGGGGCTACACACGTCATACAATGGCTGGTACAAAGGGTTGCCAACCCGCGAGGGGGAGCTAATCCCATAAAACCAGTCGTAGTCCGGATCGCAGTCTGCAACTCGACTGCGTGAAGTCGGAATCGCTAGTAATCGTGGATCAGAATGTCACGGTGAATACGTTCCCGGGTCTTGTACACACCGCCCGTCACACCATGGGAGCGGGTCTCGCCAGAAGTAGTTAGCCTAACCGCAAGGAGGGCGATTACCACGGCGGGGTTCGTGACTGGGGTGAAGTCGTAACAAGGTAGCCGTATCGGAAGGTGCGGCTGGATCACCTCCTTTCTGGAAACTGCAATCTAAATTGAACGCTCACACTTATCGGTTGTTGGAAGGTTGTCGCTGACGACTTGGGCGTATGCTTGGGTCATTGGTGACCGGCTTGGGTCTGTAGCTCAGTTGGTTAGAGCACTGTGTTGATAACGCAGGGGTCGTTGGTTCGAGACCAACCAGACCCACCAATCCTTCTGAAGAGTGGGTGCTGTACAGGTGCTCCAGACAAGATAACGGGGGATTAGCTCAGCTGGGAGAGCACCTGCTTTGCAAGCAGGGGGTCGTCGGTTCGATCCCGTCATCCTCCACCATCACTTATCGACATGTTGAGCGGGTCCTGCAAGGGCCTGGATAAATCTTCATTCAAAACAAAAGCTGCTTGGCAAGAGATTGCAAAGGCTGTTTTTGTGTTGATTGATATTGATCGATTAACAAGTGTCGCAAGACACACGGCTGTTCTTTAAAAATTCATAGAGTCGAATCAGAGTTGCCAGGGGAAACCGCACATTCGTAAAGGTTTAGTGCGGACCGTGCCCCTGGTGACAATTTTTTGATTGCGTCAAAACGAATATTCAAACGACGTTTGAAATTCAAGTAATGACGAATTGTTCTTTTGATATTGGATGGAAACATCCGGTGTTGAGGAATTATTCATATTACGGCATAACGCGTCAGGTGAAAGACCTGACAGACAGTCCTTGAAATAACGATGAGGTCTCGCAAGAGAGTTCAAAGTTATAGGGTCAAGTGACTAAGAGCATGTGGTGGATGCCTTGGCAATGATAGGCGACGAAAGACGTGAAAGCCTGCGATAAGCTTCGGGGAGCTGGCAAATAAGCTTTGATCCGGAGATTTCTGAATGGGGAAACCCACCCTTAGGGGTATCGCATGATGAATACATAGTCATGCGAGGCGAACCGGGTGAACTGAAACATCTCAGTAGCTCGAGGAAAAGACATCAACCGAGATTCCGAAAGTAGTGGCGAGCGAAATCGGAAGAGCCTGTTAGTGATAGCACAACTGTTAGCAAAGCGGCATGGAAAGGCCGACCATAGTGGGTGATAGTCCCGTATGCGAAAACAGATGTGTGGTACTGAGCTAACGACAAGTAGGGCGGGACACGAGAAATCCTGTCTGAATATGGGGGGACCATCCTCCAAGGCTAAATACTCATCATTGACCGATAGTGAACAAGTACCGTGAGGGAAAGGCGAAAAGAACCCCGGGAGGGGAGTGAAATAGATCCTGAAACCGCATGCTTACAAAAAGTAGGAGCCCGCAAGGGTGACTGCGTACCTTTTGTATAATGGGTCAGCGACTTACATTCAGTGGCAAGGTTAACCGAATAGGGAAGCCGTAGAGAAATCGAGTCCGAATAGGGCGATCAGTCGCTGGGTGTAGACCCGAAACCAAGTGATCTATCCATGGGCAGGATGAAGGTGCCGTAACAGGTACTGGAGGTCCGAACCGACTAATGTTGCAAAATTAGCGGATGACCTGTGGATAGGGGTGAAAGGCTAAACAAACTTGGAAATAGCTGGTTCTCTCCGAAAACTATTTAGGTAGTGCCTCAAGTATTACCATCGGGGGTAGAGCACTGTTTTGGCTAGGGGGTCATGGCGACTTACCAAACCAAGGCAAACTCCGAATACCGATGAGTACAGCTTGGGAGACAGAGCACCGGGTGCTAACGTCCGGACTCAAGAGGGAAACAACCCAGACCGCCAGCTAAGGTCCCTAAAATTGGCTAAGTGGGAAACGAAGTGGGAAGGCTAAAACAGTCAGGATGTTGGCTTAGAAGCAGCCATCATTTAAAGAAAGCGTAATAGCTCACTGATCGAGTCGTCCTGCGCGGAAGATGTAACGGGGCTAAGCCAGTTACCGAAGCTGCGGATTTGCAATTTATTGCAAGTGGTAGGAGAGCGTTCTGTAGGCCTGTGAAGGTGTGTTGTAAAGCATGCTGGAGGTATCAGAAGTGCGAATGCTGACATGAGTAGCGTTAAAGGGGGTGAAAAGCCCCCTCGCCGTAAGCGCAAGGTTTTCTACGCAACGTTCATCGGCGTAGAGTGAGTCGGCCCCTAAGGCGAGGCAGAGATGCGTAGCTGATGGGAAACAGGTCAATATTCCTGTACCGATGACAAGTGCGATGTGGGGACGGAGAAGGTTAGCTCAGCCAACTGTTGGATATGTTGGTTCAAGCCTGTAGTCGTGCTCGGTAGGCAAATCCGCCGGGCTTAGATGAGGGGTGATAACGAGGGTGCTTGCACCTGAAGTGAGTGATACCCTGCTTCCAGGAAAAGCCACTAAGCTTCAGCTTGTCATTGACCGTACCGCAAACCGACACTGGTGCGCGAGATGAGTATTCTAAGGCGCTTGAGAGAACTCAGGAGAAGGAACTCGGCAAATTGATACCGTAACTTCGGGAGAAGGTATGCCCCAAGTAGGTGAACTCGAACAGAGGGAGCCCAACGGGGTTGCAAAAAATCGGTGGCTGCGACTGTTTAATAAAAACACAGCACTCTGCAAACACGAAAGTGGACGTATAGGGTGTGACGCCTGCCCGGTGCTGGAAGATTAAATGATGGGGTGCAAGCTCTTGATTGAAGTCCCAGTAAACGGCGGCCGTAACTATAACGGTCCTAAGGTAGCGAAATTCCTTGTCGGGTAAGTTCCGACCTGCACGAATGGCGTAACGATGGCCACACTGTCTCCTCCTGAGACTCAGCGAAGTTGAAATGTTTGTGATGATGCAATCTCCCCGCGGAAAGACGGAAAGACCCCATGAACCTTTACTGTAGCTTTGTATTGGACTTTGAACAGATCTGTGTAGGATAGGTGGGAGGCTTTGAAGCTGGAACGCTAGTTTCAGTGGAGCCGACGTTGAAATACCACCCTGGTGTGTTTGAGGTTCTAACCTAGGTCCATTATCTGGATCGGGGACAGTGCATGGTAGGCAGTTTGACTGGGGCGGTCTCCTCCCAAAGCGTAACGGAGGAGTTCGAAGGTACGCTAGTTACGGTCGGACATCGTGATAATAGTGCAATGGCATAAGCGTGCTTAACTGCGAGACTGACAAGTCGAGCAGATACGAAAGTAGGACATAGTGATCCGGTGGTTCTGTATGGAAGGGCCATCGCTCAACGGATAAAAGGTACTCTGGGGATAACAGGCTGATACCGCCCAAGAGTTCATATCGACGGCGGTGTTTGGCACCTCGATGTCGGCTCATCTCATCCTGGGGCTGTAGCCGGTCCCAAGGGTATGGCTGTTCGCCATTTAAAGAGGTACGTGAGCTGGGTTTAAAACGTCGTGAGACAGTTTGGTCCCTATCTTCCGTGGGCGCTGCAGATTTGAGGAAGCCTGCTCCTAGTACGAGAGGACCGGAGTGGACACACCTCTGGTGTATCGGTTGTCACGCCAGTGGCATTGCCGAGTAGCTAAGTGTGGAAGAGATAACCGCTGAAAGCATCTAAGCGGGAAACTCGTTTCAAGATGAGATCTGCCGGGGCCTTGAGCCCCCTAAAGAGTCGTTCAAGACCAGGACGTTGATAGGTCGGGTGTGGAAGCGCAGTAATGCGTTAAGCTAACCGATACTAATTGCTCGTGCGGCTTGACCCTATAACTTTGATCACACGCCGCAAGGTGTGCATTGGTCAAGGAAGTTATGCCAAGTTGACGCATTCAAAAAGGCTGAAAGGCCGAGCGCAAGCTCAAAATCTGATTCCAAACTCTATGAATTCGTTGTCTTGACTTGGTCAAGATGACAACAAGTTATGCCTGATGACCATAGCAAGTTGGTCCCACTCCTTCCCATCTCGAACAGGACAGTGAAACGACTTAGCGCCGATGATAGTGCGGGTTCCCGTGTGAAAGTAGGACATCGTCAGGCTTCTAACAGCCCAAAACGCCTCACCGACCGGTGGGGCGTTTTGCTTTGTGCAAAGCATTTCTATATTCGCACCATTCCCTCTTTCTCGTTCTTTCGTTTTCTACGGGTTACTCCCTGATTGACCGACTTTTCATTCGCGACAATACTTGAGGTATGAAATATATAGGCCTTAATCAATGGTCTGTGTGGTCTATAGCAAAGAGAACGAACATGAAAATCGTGTGCATTGGCGGTGGTCCTTCGGGTTTGTACTTTGCATTGCTGATGAAAAAGCTCGGCCCACACCACGACATCACCGTGGTGGAGCGCAACAAGCCTTACGACACCTTTGGCTGGGGCGTGGTGTTTTCAGATCAAACGCTGGAAAACATGCGCCAGTGGGACATCGAGACTGCTGCCGAGGTTGAGCAGGCCTTTAACCATTGGGATGACATAGAGCTGCATTTCAAGGATCGTGTGATTCGATCAGGCGGCCACGGCTTCGTGGGCATTGGCCGTAAAAAATTACTCAACATTTTGCAAGACCGATGCGAACAAGTCGGTGTCAAACTCATGTTCGAGCAGGACGTGAACTCGGATTTGGACTTTCCTGATGCCGATCTCATCATTGCCAGTGATGGCGTCAACTCACGTGTGCGCAGCCGCACGCCTGAAGTATTTAAGCCTGACATCGTCACCCGTCCCAACCGATTCATCTGGCTGGGTACCAACCGCCAATACGACGCTTTCACCTTTTTGTTCGAAAAGACCGAGCACGGCTGGTTTCAAGCGCACGTCTACAAATTCGACAACCAGACTTCCACCTTCATCGTCGAGTGCCCCGAACACGTTTGGCTGGCGCACGGCCTGGACAAAGCAGACCAAGACGCATCGATCGCCTTCTGTGAAAAGCTCTTTGCCAAGAACCTGCAAGGTGAGAAGTTGATGACCAACGCCCGTCATCTCCGTGGCTCGGCATGGCTCAACTTCCAGCGTGTCAAGTGCGCCAACTGGTCCACCTTCAACGGCAACAGCCATGTGGTGCTGATGGGCGACGCGGTGCACACCGCGCACTTTGCCATTGGCTCGGGCACCAAGCTCGCGCTCGAAGACGCCATTGAGTTGGTGCGTCAGTTCAAGGCGCTCGGCGACACCGCTGACCGCATCCCTGAAGTGCTGAAACATTACCAAGCCGTGCGCGAGATCGACGTAATCCGTTTGCAAAACGCCGCCTGGAACGCCATGGAATGGTTCGAGGTGTGCGGCGAGCGCTACTGCGACCAGCTCGAGCCCGAGCAGTTCATGTACTCCATGCTCACCCGCAGCCAGCGCATCAGCCACGAGAATTTGCGTTTGCGTGACAAGGCCTGGCTGGAAGGCTACGAGGCCTGGTTTGCGGGCCGTACCGCGACACCTGGCATTCGTCCCCCCATGTTTACGCCCTACACCCAACGCTCGGTCACGCTCAAGAACCGCGTGGTGGTCTCGCCCATGGCGCAATACATGGCGGTGGAAGGCCGCGTGGGCGACGACCACCTGGTGCACCTGGGCGCACGCGCCGTGGGCGGCGCCGGGCTGGTGATGGTCGAGATGACCGCACCCAGCGCCGACGGTCGCATCACGCACGGCTGCCCGGGTTTGTGGAATGAGCAGCAGACAAACGACTTTGGAAGAATAGTGGACTGGGTGCATGCCAAGTCTGACGCGAAGATCGGGTTGCAGATCGGCCATGCCGGACCCAAAGGCTCGACCTGCCGCCCTTGGCAAGGCCCGGGCATGGACCAGCCTGTGCCCGCTGACGACGCAGAGGGCAACTGGCCATTGCTGGCGGCCTCGGCGCAACCCTATTTGCCGCACGGCGATGTGCCCCGCGCCATGACCCGTGCCGACATGGATCGCGTCACAGCCGACTTTGTGGCCAGCACCCAACGCGCTGCCCAAGCTGGTTTTGACTGGCTGGAGTTGCACTGCGCCCACGGCTACTTGCTGTCGAGCTTTATCAGCCCTCTTACAAATCAGCGCAACGACGAGTACGGCGGTTCGCTCGAAAACCGTCTGCGTTATCCGCTGGAAGTGTTTGCCGCTGTGCGCGACGCTTGGCCAAAAGACCTGCCCATGTCGGTGCGCATTTCGGCGCACGACTGGGTCGAAGGCGGCATCACACCCACCGATGCGGTCGAGATCGCCCGCGCCTTCAAGGCCGCAGGGGCCGACATGATCGACTGCTCATCAGGCCAGGTCAGTGCGCAGCAAAAGCCCACTTACGGTCGCATGTACCAAACCCCGTTTGCCGACCGCATCCGTCAGGAAGCGGGCATCGCCACCATCGCAGTGGGCGCCATCTCTGAGGCCGACCACGTCAACAGCATCTTGGCCGCGGGTCGCGCCGACCTGTGCGCTGTGGCCCGCCCGCATCTGGCCAACCCAGCTTGGACCTTGACAGAAGCAGCACGCATTGGCTTCAAAGACATCGCTTGGCCGCGAGCTTACGTTTCGGGCAAGCCGCAGCTCGAAGCAGGTTTTGCCCGCGAGCGTGCCCAGCAGGCTGCGACAAAGGGGGATTGAATGGCCGATGAACTGCAGGGCCGCCATGCCCTCATCACCGGAGCAGGTGCAGGCATTGGCGCGGCCATTGCATTGCAGCTCGCGCAAGCGGGTTGCCGCTTGGCCTTGTGTGGCCGCTCGCAGGACAAGCTGCAGGCGCAAGCCGAGGCGCTGCGTGCGCAGGTGCCCGACGTGGCGATCCTGATCGCGCCCATGGACGTGGCCGATGAACACGCCGTGCAAGCGGCGGTGCAGCAAGCGCAGGCCCGCTTTGGCCCGGTGAACATTCTGGTCAACAACGCGGGCCAGGCGCACAGCGCGCCCTTTGCCAAGACCGATGCCGCGTTATGGCAGCAGATGCTGAACGTCAACCTGACGGGCACTTACCACTGCATCCAAGCCGTGCTGCCGGGCATGCTCGAAGCGGCCAAAGCAGGCACGCCCGGGCGAATCGTCAACATCGCCAGCACGGCGGGCCTCAAAGGCTATGCCTATGTGAGCGCCTATGTGGCCGCCAAGCACGGCGTGGTGGGCCTGACCAAAGCGCTGGCCCTCGAATTGGCCCGCAAAGGCGTGACTGTGAACGCCATTTGCCCTGGCTACACCGAGACCGACATCGTGCGCGAAGCGGTGCAAAACATCGTGAGCAAAACTGGCAAGAGCGAAGCCGAAGCACGCCAGGCTTTGGCCGCCAGCAACCCGCAGCAGCGCTTGGTGCAGCCGCACGAAGTGGCGCAAAGCGTGCTGTGGCTGTGCGCTGCAGGCAGCGATGCGATCAACGGTCAATCGATTGCCATCGATGGTGGGGAGCTGGTGTCATGAGCGCACGACAAGACACGGATATGGAAGTGCGCGCGCACGCCGACCACCACGCTTCGCTGCGTCTGTGGTTGAGACTGCTCTCGGCCACCACCCGCATCGAAGACACGATCCGCCAACGCCTGCGCGAGCAATTTGACATCACGCTGCCGCGCTTTGACCTGATGGCGCAACTCGAGCGCGAGCCGCAAGGCTTGTCGATGAGCGAGCTGTCGCGTCGCATGATGGTCACGGGTGGCAACGTCACATCCATAGTTGATCAGCTCGAAAAAGAACAACTGGTGCAGCGGCAAATGCAGGCAAGCGACCGGCGCTCCTACACCGTCAGTCTGACTGAGGCTGGGCGGAGCGCTTTCGCGGCCATGGCCTTAGCGCACGAGGGCTGGGTCGTCGAGCTGCTGTCGCCGCTGGCTGAGCGAGAACAAACACAACTGCATCAATTGCTGGGCACCCTGAAGTCCGGCACACCCTCACAATCGAAGGAGACAAAATGACCCAACGCTACCTGCCCGGTCAGCCGCACCAGTTGCCCCGCCACAACCAGCCCATGGCGGGTTACCAGCCCGAGCATTTTTTGCTGTCCGTCAAAGACGGTGTGGCCACGGTGAGCCTGAACCGCCCCGAGCGGAAGAACCCGCTGTCGTTTGATTCGTACGCCGAGCTGCGTGACTTTTTCCGCGCCTTGCCCTACGCGCCCGACATCCACGCGGTGGTCATCACAGGTGAGGGCGGCAACTTCTGCTCGGGCGGTGACGTGCACGAAATCATCGGCCCGCTCACAAAGCTTGACATGCCCGGTCTCTTGGCCTTCACCCGCATGACGGGCGACTTGGTCAAGGCCATGCGCGCTTGTCCGCAGCCCATCATCGCCGCCATCGACGGCGTGTGCGCAGGCGCAGGCGCGATCCTGGCCATGGCGTCTGACCTGCGCTACGGCACCGAGCGCAGCAAGACTTATTTCCTGTTCAACAAGGTCGGCCTGGCCGGTTGTGACATGGGCGCGTGCGCGCTCTTGCCGCGCATCATCGGCCAAGGGCGAGCCAGCGAGTTGCTGTTCACCGGGCGTGGTCTGGGCGCGCTGGAAGCCGAGCGCTGGGGTTTTTACAACCGCGTATGCGAGCCAGGCACGGTGTTGGCCGAGGCACAGGCCATCGCCGCCCAGCTGGTGGCAGGGCCCACCTTTGCCAACGGCATCACCAAAAAAATGCTGCAACAAGAATGGAACATGGGCGTGGACGAAGCCATCGAGGCCGAAGCCCAGGCCCAAGCCATCTGCATGGCCACCAACGACTTCCACCGGGCGTACCACGCCTTTGTGGCCAAGCAAACGCCCGTGTTTGAAGGGGACTGAGCCATGTCAAATCACCCAGCCACCCACCCGCCAGAACTCGACTGGCCTTTCTTTGACAACAGCCACCGCGACTTCAAAGTGCGGCTGGACGTCTGGTGCAACGAGCATCTTGTCCACGCGCACCACGACGAAAGCCGCGACGCGGTAGACGCCGAATGCATCCGCCTGGTGCGCCTGCTGGGCAGTGGCGGTTGGCTCAAGCATGCAGTGTCGGGCACGGCCTATGGCGCAGCGTCTGACGTGATCGACACACGTCAGCTCTGTCTGCTGCGCGAGACGCTGGCTTTCCATAACGGCTTGTCTGACTTCGCGTTTGCCATGCAAGGGTTGGGCACGGGTGCCATCAGCCTCATGGGCACAGCCGATCAAAAACAGCGCTACCTGGCGCGTGTGGCGTCGGGTCAGGCCTTGAGCGCCTTTGCCTTGAGCGAGCCTGATGCAGGCTCCGACGTGGCCGCCATGCAGTG is drawn from Limnohabitans sp. 63ED37-2 and contains these coding sequences:
- a CDS encoding bifunctional salicylyl-CoA 5-hydroxylase/oxidoreductase, which produces MKIVCIGGGPSGLYFALLMKKLGPHHDITVVERNKPYDTFGWGVVFSDQTLENMRQWDIETAAEVEQAFNHWDDIELHFKDRVIRSGGHGFVGIGRKKLLNILQDRCEQVGVKLMFEQDVNSDLDFPDADLIIASDGVNSRVRSRTPEVFKPDIVTRPNRFIWLGTNRQYDAFTFLFEKTEHGWFQAHVYKFDNQTSTFIVECPEHVWLAHGLDKADQDASIAFCEKLFAKNLQGEKLMTNARHLRGSAWLNFQRVKCANWSTFNGNSHVVLMGDAVHTAHFAIGSGTKLALEDAIELVRQFKALGDTADRIPEVLKHYQAVREIDVIRLQNAAWNAMEWFEVCGERYCDQLEPEQFMYSMLTRSQRISHENLRLRDKAWLEGYEAWFAGRTATPGIRPPMFTPYTQRSVTLKNRVVVSPMAQYMAVEGRVGDDHLVHLGARAVGGAGLVMVEMTAPSADGRITHGCPGLWNEQQTNDFGRIVDWVHAKSDAKIGLQIGHAGPKGSTCRPWQGPGMDQPVPADDAEGNWPLLAASAQPYLPHGDVPRAMTRADMDRVTADFVASTQRAAQAGFDWLELHCAHGYLLSSFISPLTNQRNDEYGGSLENRLRYPLEVFAAVRDAWPKDLPMSVRISAHDWVEGGITPTDAVEIARAFKAAGADMIDCSSGQVSAQQKPTYGRMYQTPFADRIRQEAGIATIAVGAISEADHVNSILAAGRADLCAVARPHLANPAWTLTEAARIGFKDIAWPRAYVSGKPQLEAGFARERAQQAATKGD
- a CDS encoding SDR family NAD(P)-dependent oxidoreductase gives rise to the protein MADELQGRHALITGAGAGIGAAIALQLAQAGCRLALCGRSQDKLQAQAEALRAQVPDVAILIAPMDVADEHAVQAAVQQAQARFGPVNILVNNAGQAHSAPFAKTDAALWQQMLNVNLTGTYHCIQAVLPGMLEAAKAGTPGRIVNIASTAGLKGYAYVSAYVAAKHGVVGLTKALALELARKGVTVNAICPGYTETDIVREAVQNIVSKTGKSEAEARQALAASNPQQRLVQPHEVAQSVLWLCAAGSDAINGQSIAIDGGELVS
- a CDS encoding MarR family winged helix-turn-helix transcriptional regulator, with amino-acid sequence MSARQDTDMEVRAHADHHASLRLWLRLLSATTRIEDTIRQRLREQFDITLPRFDLMAQLEREPQGLSMSELSRRMMVTGGNVTSIVDQLEKEQLVQRQMQASDRRSYTVSLTEAGRSAFAAMALAHEGWVVELLSPLAEREQTQLHQLLGTLKSGTPSQSKETK
- a CDS encoding enoyl-CoA hydratase family protein, whose product is MTQRYLPGQPHQLPRHNQPMAGYQPEHFLLSVKDGVATVSLNRPERKNPLSFDSYAELRDFFRALPYAPDIHAVVITGEGGNFCSGGDVHEIIGPLTKLDMPGLLAFTRMTGDLVKAMRACPQPIIAAIDGVCAGAGAILAMASDLRYGTERSKTYFLFNKVGLAGCDMGACALLPRIIGQGRASELLFTGRGLGALEAERWGFYNRVCEPGTVLAEAQAIAAQLVAGPTFANGITKKMLQQEWNMGVDEAIEAEAQAQAICMATNDFHRAYHAFVAKQTPVFEGD